A stretch of Myroides oncorhynchi DNA encodes these proteins:
- a CDS encoding MotA/TolQ/ExbB proton channel family protein, with protein sequence MFTFLQVPVNAVTEAATNLAETTTQQSEISALDFVLKGGVFMIPIVLLLLYTIYVSIERYLYISKETKSNKNLMGNVVALLQTGQLDSVKMTLDNEDSALSRVIKEGTMSIGRPISEIESNMERVATIEIGTMEKKLSHLGLIAGIAPTLGFVGTILGVIKIFYNISISEDISIANISGGLYEKMISSGSGLVVGIIAYAIYHLLNSSIDNYLLKTQKAILEFINAIQRPNGN encoded by the coding sequence ATGTTTACATTCTTACAAGTCCCTGTTAACGCTGTGACAGAAGCAGCAACTAATCTTGCTGAAACTACTACTCAACAATCTGAAATATCAGCTTTAGACTTTGTCTTAAAAGGAGGGGTATTTATGATTCCTATTGTCCTATTACTATTATATACGATCTATGTATCTATAGAGCGCTATTTATATATCTCTAAAGAGACTAAGTCAAATAAGAACTTAATGGGTAACGTCGTTGCTCTATTACAAACGGGGCAACTTGACTCTGTAAAAATGACTCTTGACAACGAAGACAGTGCATTATCACGTGTGATTAAAGAAGGTACGATGTCTATCGGAAGACCTATCTCTGAGATAGAGTCTAATATGGAACGCGTAGCGACTATTGAAATTGGTACTATGGAGAAAAAGTTAAGTCACTTAGGACTTATCGCAGGTATAGCACCTACTTTAGGTTTCGTAGGGACTATCTTAGGAGTTATCAAAATCTTCTATAATATATCTATCTCTGAAGACATCAGTATCGCTAATATCTCTGGAGGTCTATATGAAAAGATGATTAGTAGTGGTTCTGGTCTTGTCGTGGGAATTATAGCGTATGCTATCTATCACCTTCTAAACTCATCTATTGACAATTATTTATTAAAGACTCAGAAGGCTATTCTTGAATTTATAAATGCAATACAACGACCAAATGGCAATTAA
- a CDS encoding ExbD/TolR family protein, with product MAIKRNKRFQAEVATSSLSDIMFFLLLFFLIISTLANPNVIKMMLPKAANNEKTTTQHISISVTEDKRYFINKKEVALSELEGELLAQMGTHTDQAVVVRIPFDSQIQELVDVLQIGVKNNLKFVIATQAK from the coding sequence ATGGCAATTAAAAGAAACAAACGATTCCAAGCAGAAGTAGCTACCTCTTCACTTAGTGATATTATGTTCTTCTTACTGCTGTTCTTTTTGATTATTTCTACTTTAGCTAATCCTAATGTGATTAAGATGATGCTACCGAAGGCTGCAAATAACGAGAAGACGACAACACAACATATCAGTATTTCTGTCACAGAAGATAAGCGTTACTTCATCAATAAAAAGGAAGTAGCCCTATCAGAACTAGAAGGAGAGTTATTAGCACAGATGGGAACGCACACTGACCAAGCTGTAGTGGTAAGAATACCTTTTGACTCACAGATACAAGAGTTAGTAGATGTACTCCAAATAGGAGTTAAGAACAACCTTAAATTTGTTATCGCAACACAAGCGAAATAA
- a CDS encoding energy transducer TonB, with protein sequence MNYSKEERTSIYITVGVAVLLFVMLYFIRFIETQTAHNYFGGGGGGGTGVSIALEGSPAPLATEDHTPIVEPVKEVVQPVETVKEEQVIAYEKNDEAPVIVNKVDKTKTDKKVVVTDKPVVKKTEVKEVKKAEPVAKKPDVSNATKDALSSLMNGSKGGTGNGGNSNNANGGLSGSGGYYGVGNGSGTGSGNGSGVGPGSGSGTGGGTGSGTGTGVGGGIGYSLEGRAALVKPLPKYLCNEVGKVVVEVWVDQSGNTIEARAGVKGSTNTVKCLLDQARIAAMQTKWQPNPKAPDKQVGQIVYNFSLN encoded by the coding sequence ATGAATTATTCAAAAGAAGAGAGAACGTCGATATATATTACAGTAGGTGTAGCAGTGTTATTATTTGTTATGCTATATTTTATACGATTTATAGAGACGCAGACCGCTCATAACTACTTCGGAGGTGGAGGAGGTGGAGGTACAGGTGTATCTATCGCTTTAGAAGGTAGTCCTGCTCCCTTAGCGACAGAAGATCATACGCCAATAGTAGAGCCTGTGAAAGAAGTGGTACAACCTGTAGAAACAGTTAAAGAAGAGCAGGTAATCGCTTATGAGAAGAATGATGAGGCACCTGTAATAGTAAATAAAGTAGATAAGACTAAGACTGATAAAAAAGTAGTAGTAACAGATAAACCTGTTGTTAAAAAGACAGAGGTAAAAGAAGTCAAGAAAGCAGAACCTGTAGCTAAGAAACCTGACGTATCTAATGCTACTAAGGATGCGCTAAGCAGTCTGATGAATGGTAGCAAAGGTGGTACTGGTAACGGAGGTAATAGTAATAATGCCAATGGTGGACTATCAGGTAGTGGTGGATATTATGGAGTAGGTAACGGTAGTGGTACAGGCTCGGGAAATGGTAGTGGTGTAGGGCCAGGTAGCGGAAGCGGAACAGGTGGTGGTACGGGAAGTGGAACAGGAACGGGTGTAGGTGGTGGAATAGGTTATTCTTTAGAAGGTAGAGCTGCTTTAGTAAAGCCACTACCAAAGTATCTGTGTAATGAGGTAGGTAAGGTAGTAGTAGAAGTTTGGGTAGACCAATCAGGGAATACGATAGAGGCTCGTGCAGGTGTAAAAGGATCAACCAATACAGTGAAGTGTCTGTTAGATCAAGCAAGGATAGCAGCTATGCAAACCAAATGGCAACCTAATCCTAAAGCTCCAGACAAGCAAGTAGGTCAGATAGTATATAACTTCTCTTTAAATTAA
- a CDS encoding XAC2610-related protein, which translates to MKLDKSQLLMLLLILGINLPMLGQKKITSRTIAYDGMIDKYPIKAYMEYKENGNWVYGKYIYAKYPTNEPITLVGDMPVKTFSFSEEVYDVKSRERKTTGIFQAGDFATHKVLEGKWTNKSNNKVMNFLFNAVEKNADAVFYYKANVGKCEEQSYNEYYVAFNSVKIYDEHKQFIQEITLPESYTYKKSGVEVSMGDYNFDGYLDIVVSHYYPFVSKGDYGEYYLIYNPTTKKFKYDKNFNTDYSSLMTLNPLNQTLSTFTADGNGNETETTYSVQDNKPYKIKYWESTEDSDKVLEVKYKLVNGKSVEVSRTYK; encoded by the coding sequence ATGAAATTAGATAAGAGTCAATTGTTAATGTTACTGTTGATATTAGGGATTAACTTGCCAATGTTGGGACAAAAGAAAATAACAAGTAGAACTATCGCTTATGATGGGATGATAGACAAGTACCCTATCAAGGCGTATATGGAATATAAAGAGAATGGCAATTGGGTTTATGGAAAATATATCTACGCAAAATATCCTACTAATGAGCCTATAACATTGGTAGGCGACATGCCTGTGAAAACATTTAGCTTTAGTGAAGAAGTGTATGATGTCAAGAGTAGGGAACGTAAAACGACAGGGATATTCCAGGCGGGAGACTTTGCTACACATAAGGTATTAGAAGGTAAGTGGACAAATAAGTCTAATAACAAGGTGATGAACTTTCTGTTTAATGCTGTAGAGAAGAATGCCGATGCAGTGTTCTATTATAAAGCCAATGTGGGTAAGTGTGAAGAGCAGAGTTATAATGAGTATTACGTAGCTTTTAATTCAGTGAAGATTTATGATGAGCACAAGCAGTTTATTCAGGAGATAACATTACCTGAATCTTATACATATAAGAAATCAGGTGTAGAAGTGAGTATGGGAGATTATAACTTCGATGGGTATTTAGATATCGTAGTGTCGCATTATTACCCATTCGTGAGTAAAGGGGATTATGGAGAATATTATTTGATCTATAACCCAACTACGAAGAAATTTAAATATGATAAGAACTTTAATACAGATTATAGTTCACTAATGACGTTAAATCCGTTGAATCAAACTTTATCTACCTTTACTGCAGATGGAAATGGAAATGAAACAGAGACAACGTATAGTGTACAGGATAATAAGCCTTATAAGATAAAGTATTGGGAAAGTACAGAGGATAGTGATAAGGTGTTAGAAGTAAAATATAAACTAGTTAATGGCAAGTCTGTTGAGGTTAGCCGTACTTATAAATAG
- a CDS encoding SbcC/MukB-like Walker B domain-containing protein, with protein sequence MIPIKLTIEGLYSYQEKQVIDFTSLIEAGLFGIFGKVGSGKSSILEAISFGLYGETERMNKNDKRAYNMMNLKSDRSVIDFEFYNFKEEKYRIYREFRRNSKKFDDVKRGDTTLYKDEDGIWVPQKELNMPDIVGLSYENFKRTIIIPQGKFREFIELGGKDRTKMMQEIFGLDRFDLADKAKRLYGTTKESLNVIEGELKSFSQVTTEEITQKKTLHLQESEKSNELNKTYKQESESYQQLKAVKDDFETLATKKTELALLEEKVPQITTQKNELIQYEQLDKAFSAVLVEQKNVTEKVATRETRLNTVTKETTDLQEQFTKVSNELKVAEQQYAGLEHLKAELYELNLIKEIKKAHNAKAILLERHKKGKAFVEEAEQAFKTSKEALTHQENELNTAKGNRIDTTMLMSLDAWFTQQSFFEKSMQEVQQSMASLNTEIQAVDSDIAGLKLKDINQWEQEIENYRTTFDKEISDIEVELQNLKVAQELARYANELHDGQACPLCGSAHHPHILQGDDVTVSVQQCENRLKEVKDKQDRLKKYERKAVSLFDKKKLLLGQGQENQQREQNLRQQVELHQLNFVWTIIEKGNAEQFVNLKKQAEIISKQVETLENKLTVVTKEVELHRGQVEKFTKELGSIELEGASLESDVKSKSEQIIRLQIDTYLNLEETILAQQVQQREANVTLVEQRYKDLTAQYSIMSPKLASLQADVKNVQADLAELKQALEQSNTTITSLLSTHRLTTVEEVIAVLSKNINVEQQREAIQAFEVQLEVVRNAVNTLVDKLKDIAFDHEKFVKQQEVITQLETQVKEITEVVAKLAGEVERLEKDYAKKQTLQKQYDVIDKRVTNLGTLMNMFSGAGFVNYVSSIYLKNLCDMANARFHRLTNNQLSLQLNEANEFEIIDYLNNGKARSVKTLSGGQSFQVSLSLALALAESVQSLSKSDKNFFFIDEGFGTQDSESVNIVFETLSNLHKENRIVGIISHVDELQERIPMSLSVIKDEERGSEVVINY encoded by the coding sequence ATGATACCAATTAAGTTAACGATAGAAGGACTGTATTCATATCAAGAGAAGCAGGTTATAGATTTCACAAGTCTAATAGAGGCAGGGTTATTCGGTATATTCGGAAAGGTCGGATCAGGTAAGTCGTCGATATTAGAGGCAATCTCTTTCGGATTATATGGAGAGACGGAGCGTATGAATAAGAATGATAAGCGTGCTTATAATATGATGAACCTAAAGTCAGACCGCTCGGTGATTGACTTTGAGTTCTATAATTTTAAAGAAGAGAAGTATCGCATCTACAGAGAGTTTAGAAGAAATTCTAAAAAATTTGATGATGTGAAGAGAGGTGATACGACGTTATATAAAGATGAAGATGGGATATGGGTACCACAGAAGGAACTTAATATGCCTGATATCGTTGGGCTAAGTTATGAGAACTTTAAACGTACGATTATTATTCCACAAGGGAAGTTTAGAGAGTTTATCGAATTAGGCGGTAAGGATAGAACCAAGATGATGCAGGAGATATTTGGTTTAGATCGTTTTGATTTGGCAGATAAGGCGAAGCGTTTATATGGTACTACTAAGGAGAGTCTAAACGTAATAGAAGGAGAATTAAAGAGTTTTAGCCAAGTTACAACAGAGGAAATTACACAAAAGAAGACACTACATCTTCAGGAGAGTGAGAAGAGTAACGAGCTGAACAAAACATATAAGCAAGAGAGCGAAAGCTATCAACAGCTCAAAGCAGTGAAAGATGACTTTGAGACATTGGCAACGAAGAAGACCGAATTAGCACTATTAGAAGAGAAGGTACCACAAATAACTACTCAGAAGAATGAGTTGATTCAGTATGAACAGCTAGATAAGGCATTCTCTGCTGTGTTAGTAGAACAGAAGAATGTAACTGAGAAAGTAGCTACTCGTGAGACAAGATTAAATACTGTCACTAAAGAAACAACTGATCTACAAGAGCAATTCACTAAAGTTAGCAATGAACTGAAGGTAGCGGAGCAACAATATGCAGGTTTAGAACACTTAAAGGCTGAGTTGTATGAGTTAAACTTAATTAAGGAAATCAAGAAAGCGCATAATGCTAAGGCTATTCTATTAGAGCGTCATAAGAAGGGAAAGGCTTTTGTAGAGGAGGCAGAGCAAGCTTTTAAGACAAGCAAAGAAGCTTTAACTCATCAAGAAAATGAACTAAATACCGCTAAGGGTAATCGAATAGATACAACTATGCTGATGTCTTTAGATGCGTGGTTTACGCAGCAGTCTTTTTTTGAGAAGAGTATGCAGGAGGTACAGCAGTCTATGGCTTCATTAAATACGGAGATACAAGCAGTAGATAGTGATATAGCAGGACTGAAATTAAAGGATATTAATCAGTGGGAACAGGAGATAGAGAACTATAGAACTACTTTCGATAAGGAGATCAGTGATATAGAAGTAGAGTTACAGAATCTTAAGGTGGCGCAGGAGTTGGCACGTTATGCTAACGAATTACACGATGGGCAAGCCTGTCCATTATGTGGATCGGCACACCATCCTCATATTCTACAGGGAGACGATGTGACTGTATCTGTACAACAGTGTGAGAATCGCTTAAAGGAGGTAAAGGATAAGCAAGACAGATTAAAGAAATACGAACGCAAGGCTGTTAGTCTATTTGATAAGAAGAAGCTACTGTTAGGTCAAGGACAAGAGAACCAACAAAGGGAACAAAACCTTAGACAACAAGTAGAACTTCATCAGCTTAATTTCGTATGGACGATAATAGAAAAAGGAAATGCAGAGCAATTTGTCAATCTTAAGAAACAAGCTGAGATAATCAGTAAGCAAGTAGAAACACTTGAGAATAAGTTAACTGTAGTCACTAAAGAAGTAGAACTACACCGTGGTCAAGTAGAGAAGTTCACTAAAGAATTAGGAAGTATAGAACTAGAAGGCGCAAGTCTAGAAAGTGACGTCAAGTCTAAGAGTGAGCAGATCATCAGACTTCAGATAGACACGTATCTAAACTTAGAAGAAACAATATTAGCGCAGCAGGTTCAGCAGCGTGAAGCTAATGTAACGTTAGTAGAACAGCGCTATAAAGACTTGACTGCTCAGTATAGTATAATGTCTCCTAAACTAGCAAGTTTACAGGCAGATGTAAAGAATGTACAAGCGGATTTAGCAGAGTTAAAACAAGCATTAGAGCAGAGTAACACTACTATTACTTCACTATTAAGTACGCATCGGTTAACTACTGTAGAAGAAGTGATCGCTGTATTAAGTAAGAATATTAATGTAGAGCAACAGAGAGAAGCTATACAGGCATTCGAAGTACAGTTAGAAGTAGTTAGAAATGCAGTGAATACGTTAGTTGATAAGCTAAAAGACATTGCTTTTGATCATGAGAAGTTCGTTAAGCAGCAGGAGGTCATCACTCAGTTAGAAACACAGGTAAAGGAGATAACGGAGGTGGTAGCTAAGTTAGCAGGTGAGGTAGAGCGACTAGAGAAAGACTATGCGAAGAAACAAACCTTACAGAAACAATACGATGTGATCGATAAGCGTGTGACTAACTTAGGTACACTGATGAATATGTTTAGTGGAGCGGGATTTGTAAACTATGTATCTTCTATCTATCTAAAGAATCTGTGTGATATGGCAAATGCTAGATTCCATAGATTGACGAATAATCAGCTGAGTTTACAGCTTAACGAAGCTAATGAGTTTGAGATTATCGATTACCTTAATAATGGTAAGGCAAGAAGTGTGAAGACACTATCAGGAGGACAGAGCTTTCAGGTGTCACTGTCGTTAGCCTTAGCGTTAGCAGAGAGTGTACAGAGTCTGTCTAAGTCAGATAAGAACTTCTTCTTTATCGATGAGGGGTTCGGTACACAGGATAGCGAGTCGGTAAACATAGTCTTCGAGACATTGAGTAATTTACATAAAGAGAACAGAATAGTAGGTATTATCTCTCACGTGGACGAACTACAAGAGCGCATCCCGATGTCTCTGTCTGTTATTAAAGATGAAGAACGAGGTAGCGAGGTAGTGATAAACTATTAA
- a CDS encoding metallophosphoesterase family protein: protein MGLKILHTADWHLGKRLDNFSRLEEQRKVLDEICEIAEREAVDVVLVAGDLFDAFNPPVEAVELFYKTLKRLAKNGERPVIAIAGNHDSPERIDAPDPLARECGIILVGLPNAAVTPFEIENQFKISRSANGFFELKLDRFKQPIRILHTPYANELRLKKALDTEDKGTALNEVLGENWQALADKYCKTKGVNLLISHLYMMNRNGELLDEPDGEKPLKIGNADIIYSDIIPEQVQYTALGHLHRAHQVGPEDRPVVYSGSPLSYSFSEAGQQKCVMILDAEAGKSITYTQVPLESGRQLSRMKFSSVDDAVEWLVANPYQLVELTIVSDTFLNADDMKRLYSAHDGIITIIPQVTLSDKGEQSNAKQVNLDQDMQGLFRDYFKERNKGQEPNEELMDLFKEILE from the coding sequence ATGGGATTGAAGATTCTACATACAGCCGATTGGCACTTAGGAAAGAGATTAGATAATTTTAGTCGCTTAGAGGAACAGCGCAAAGTGCTTGACGAGATCTGTGAAATAGCAGAGCGTGAGGCAGTGGATGTTGTCTTAGTAGCAGGTGATTTATTTGATGCCTTTAACCCACCCGTAGAGGCTGTAGAGTTATTTTATAAAACATTGAAACGCCTTGCCAAAAATGGTGAGCGTCCTGTCATCGCTATAGCAGGTAACCACGATAGCCCTGAGCGCATAGATGCTCCGGATCCATTAGCACGTGAGTGTGGGATTATCTTGGTCGGATTACCTAATGCTGCTGTGACACCTTTTGAGATCGAGAACCAATTTAAAATATCGAGGTCAGCAAATGGCTTTTTTGAATTGAAGTTAGACCGATTTAAGCAGCCGATACGCATACTACATACTCCTTATGCTAACGAGCTGAGGCTTAAGAAAGCTTTAGATACTGAAGATAAGGGGACTGCTCTTAATGAAGTGCTAGGGGAGAATTGGCAAGCATTAGCAGATAAATATTGTAAGACTAAGGGAGTGAATCTACTGATCTCACACCTGTATATGATGAATCGCAATGGCGAGCTGTTAGATGAACCTGATGGAGAGAAACCTCTAAAGATCGGTAATGCTGATATTATCTATAGTGATATCATCCCAGAGCAAGTGCAGTACACTGCTCTTGGACATTTACATAGAGCACATCAGGTAGGCCCAGAGGATAGACCTGTAGTGTATTCAGGTAGTCCGCTTAGTTATAGTTTTAGTGAGGCAGGACAGCAGAAGTGTGTGATGATATTAGATGCTGAAGCAGGCAAGTCCATTACTTATACGCAAGTACCTCTAGAGAGTGGACGTCAGCTATCTCGTATGAAGTTTAGCAGTGTAGATGATGCGGTGGAGTGGTTAGTCGCTAATCCGTATCAATTAGTAGAATTAACTATCGTTAGTGATACGTTCTTAAATGCGGATGATATGAAGAGGTTATACTCTGCTCACGATGGGATTATCACTATTATTCCTCAGGTCACACTGAGTGATAAAGGCGAACAGTCTAATGCGAAGCAAGTCAATCTAGATCAGGATATGCAAGGGCTTTTTAGAGATTACTTTAAAGAGAGAAATAAAGGGCAAGAGCCTAATGAGGAGTTAATGGATTTGTTTAAAGAGATATTAGAGTAG
- a CDS encoding DsbA family oxidoreductase: protein MKVEIWSDVMCPFCYVGKKNFENALVQLPFADKIEVEWKSFQLDPDLPVEGLEMSTKDYLAQRKGMPAAQIQGMMDNLQQAGNAVGIDFKQDQSIPVNTIRAHRLIHFAQAQGKGNEAEEALFLAHFTNGKNVGDIEVLVAIAQEIGLKAEEARTFLISDAQLEEVNADIAEARTLGVSGVPFFVLDRKYGVSGAQPTEAFVEALTQAYQESQPKFEMKGGSDAGACGPEGCEI from the coding sequence ATGAAAGTTGAAATATGGTCAGACGTAATGTGCCCTTTTTGTTACGTTGGAAAGAAGAATTTTGAGAATGCGTTGGTACAGTTGCCTTTCGCAGATAAGATAGAAGTAGAGTGGAAAAGCTTTCAGCTTGATCCAGACTTGCCTGTAGAGGGATTAGAGATGTCAACGAAAGACTATTTAGCTCAACGCAAAGGTATGCCTGCTGCACAAATACAAGGGATGATGGATAATCTGCAACAAGCAGGTAATGCGGTTGGAATAGACTTTAAACAAGATCAGTCTATCCCTGTGAATACCATCAGAGCACATCGCCTTATTCACTTTGCTCAAGCGCAAGGTAAAGGGAACGAAGCAGAAGAAGCATTATTCTTAGCGCACTTCACTAACGGAAAGAATGTAGGTGATATAGAAGTATTAGTTGCTATCGCACAGGAGATAGGATTAAAAGCAGAAGAAGCAAGAACATTCTTAATCTCTGATGCGCAGTTAGAAGAGGTAAATGCAGATATCGCAGAGGCACGTACTCTAGGGGTGTCAGGAGTGCCATTCTTTGTATTGGATAGAAAATACGGTGTGTCAGGAGCACAACCTACTGAGGCATTCGTAGAAGCGTTAACACAAGCATACCAAGAAAGCCAACCTAAATTCGAGATGAAAGGTGGTAGTGATGCAGGGGCTTGTGGTCCTGAAGGATGTGAGATATAA